The Alnus glutinosa chromosome 1, dhAlnGlut1.1, whole genome shotgun sequence region atattaaaaattatgatatgtgatttttagTGTGCATATAAGTTTCGAGATTAAAGTTATGAAAATTGTCTGAGAAGTGTTATGCtaggctgtttatgttttataagaaaacacatattaaagcatgattcataaaatgaaatgtattgttttaggacaggtggcatagcatatgaacaattaaatagaatttgaagaatatgaataatgatataagaatgacagtttataaatgagaatgacagtttattatgatccagtatactattttttatcagttttctctttaatcctttctctgtggtttaacctCTTATAGATTCTACACCGCCAAttcccgtgagcggcgcacgttggctttgtccaaaggacctatagactcagcctgtcgtcacagagaagagtcgctgggttggggatcttccctaggtgaaggccaacctcggTTGGTATCACACACCGACTtacggtatgcttgccatgctaccctatgggtaccaattctactgtagtagtgcctcaaggttaaacaattactgcacatgaacgttttctgtaatactgtaggctctgctttatctgtaaactttatttcaaaactgtaagagccgcttttataactgtagtcatgtgcagaatttaactttagattctcttttctttcaaaactgtattcataaATAGAGTCATTTATTTTGGAATGCTCTATAGTcataactttcaaatgctctctttttcatcattgcaTATTTCacaactttgaaatgctcttaattatgactgtaattatgcataaatcataactttaaaatatgctcttaatcatatctgtgagtatgcataattcataattttaaaatgctcttagtcttaactataattatgcataaatcataattcttaaaaatgctcttaaccaaaactgtgatttatgctcaaaattcttaaacaatatcatatgagtaataaagcttAGCATTAAAAATCGCATGAGCAACGCTTTGtaaaaattccccaacactttttcaaaagatttgtaataaaatcttgttgggggttttttggtgttgtatccccttacctggactttcCATTAGTGTCAgggtcgagcttttacctaaataaaacacgaGGATAAAATTTAGCGGAGCGTTCTGAAATTCAATTCTAAGACTTAAACTaaattatcctatatatatatatatatatatatatatatatatatatatatatatacacacacacacaaaatctctatccaaaattaaaacatataagattcaattttaaaaacaaagtcTACCAATTCAACTAGATCCCAACCCAAGACAAATCATCCCAAAAATCCTTCACAGTCAGAATAGTAACCATAACTCAATACTCCCGCCAAGCAGAAACATGCCCATACAcccacaaaccaaaaataattaacttcCAAATTCTTCCCATTTAGCCAAAATGGAATAATCAATCTAAATATCGAGCAACAGGATAATACTCAAAATCAGTACACTTTCAACTATCAACACCACAACCCACAACACTACCCACGGCTACTACCCCCACAATCggttaaatagaaattaaagacTCTTAAAATTGATCAGTCCGTGGATCATAATCCCCAAAATACAGCTTAAACACACGTTGTCCGTTAACAACTAAAACTCCCAATTAGCAAGTTATCATCTAGATCCACACCCTGTTTACAATACACAGGAACGCAAGTAATAGAAATCCAACTCAAAATCATCAATATCATAAACACATAATCAGTCTAAAATAATTCTAACTTCCAAAATCATCACAACCCAACTAATCATAACACTGCTAACACAGAACAACTAACTGGCTAGCAAGACTCAACCACAGTAGCCATAGCTCAAATCAGTTCTCTTGATCACATCACAGTCCATCAATATTAGAACACAATCAAATCCATAAATACCCAATATACTTAACCGGATCATCAAACACATAATCTAAAACCActgaaatttattaatatttggcCATCAACAAAACAGGGCCTAAAATCACCATCAATAAAATACACCAAATAAACCCAGCATCACAGTATTGCCTAGAATTTATCCATTATCATAATTAGACTTCAAACTCCTAATAAATCAGCAACCCAATCGGCCTTCAACAGTAAACTCATCCACAAATCACCCAATCCATACTATATTTCAATAACGAAACCAAATAACATTCATATCAAAAATCATCTGTAATCCGATCAACAAGAAAACCAACTAACAATTGATTTAATCAAATACAATCTATCCAAAATATCCACAATTggaaatgaggaaaaaaaatcaagaaattaaacCCATAAAAATTACAAGAGATTACCTAGAGAATTTCTGAGAAAATCCACCAGAAAACATCACCGTTGGAAGTTGCTGGATTTTGGCTCAGGTCACCGATCTTGGAGGATAGGGTTTCTGGGTGTTTCGGGTCACGGTTCGGCTGAGTTCATGGGTCACGATTCACGGGTCTCCGAGTCTCTCAGTTTGCGTGCTCACGAACTCGCCGGAAGTCGGCCTCTGCTCTTCTGGACGACGCCGACCCAGCTCACCCACAGGAAGTCCCGCTCCAGGCCGTCGGAAGTCGTGTCCTCCGGCGACCCATGGAGGACCGGCCTCCCCTGGTTCTCTCTCTTCTCTGGTTCGGTCTGGGTCTACCACGATCggccctctctctttctctctctctctcgccctaCTGATCTCTCTTCtcatctctctcgatctctcttgTTCTTTCAATTCCCCCTCtcagtctcactctctcgctctcagCTCTCTGATTTCTCTGTCTGAGTACTCGGCCGAGaaggcgaagaagaagaaaaaatgaagagcaggaaagaagaagaaagaaagaggaaggaagaagatacggaaagaaagaagaaaaagaagaataataataaatgaaaaaggagacaacttgctgagcaagtttttttttttttttttttttctacaacttATTGATTAAgttacttactaaaaaaaaaatttattttattaaaaatatatatatatatatatatatatatatagatattaggccaattaataagttttaaaaaaaaatatatggggTATTACATCTTCTTCTATCTCCAACTTCTCCTTAATTTTTGGCCCAACATTGCCTTCCATCGCAGCTATAATTTCTCTTTTCCGCTGGTACCTTCTCATCAAACTTGTCCTAATGCCTTCCAACATTACCAATATGGTCTTATCTCTGAACTTGGTGATCCAAGAATTGAAGCACTCGGCCAAATTGTTGTGTAAGAGGTCACACTTTGCATATGTGTTGAACCATCCCCTACACCAAGTTGCAGGGTTAACCTTCGAAAGGTACTCATAGGTTGGCAGATTAAGGCCCTTAAGCTCTTCCATTACAGTATAGAACTCATTCTGTGTGTAAGATACATCAGCTCTCCACAGCAAGTCCTTTAGTAACACCCCCCGGTGACCGTCATTCCGAAAATTGGCGTACAAGTGCCGCACACATATCCGATGCTCAGCATTAGGGCACACCTCCATAAGACTTGGTACAAGACCCTACACACATGAAAAGCAAGTCAAACACATAGAAAAATACCACATAATCTGGAATGAAATGTCCAGCATAAAAAGCATAAGTGGAAAGATACCTTTTGTCTATCTGAAATAAAAGTCCATCTACGTACACCACTGGGGCCAAGATCAGCCAATAGTGCCTCAAGAAACCATGACCAACTATCCTTGGTCTCTGCCTCTACAACTGCCATGGATATTGGATACATGTTATTATTGGCATCCCTTCCAATAGCTGCCATTAACTGCCCCTTGTAAACCCCCTTCAAGAAACATGTATCAAGGCCTATTACAGGCCTACACCCATCCTTGAAGCCATTTTTCATTGTTGCCAAGGATATGTACATCCTTTGGAATCTACATGGCATTTCGGGCATAGGTCTCTCAACCatcaaaataacacaactccCCACATTTGTGCTTCTGATTGTCGCGCAATAGTCCCATAGACGATGGTACTGTTCACCCAACTTCCCATAAATCACCTCTTGTGCCCTCTTCCTAGCCCTATATAGGGTACTAGGATGGATTTCAACGTTCcatttcttcttcaccttcttcttcaggaCTTCTACAGGCATGTTCGGTTGATCTCTAAAACTGTCCAAGCACCACTCAGCAATCCACTTGGAAGTAATCAAATGATTCTTGTATTTCTGGGCACATGTATGTTTGGGCCTAAGCGAAATCAGCATGAATGTGGCCTCACCCTTCAACTGTCTTCCATAAACCCTATATTTACAATTCTTCTCTCCACACACTGCAATTACTTTTGATTTAGAATTCTTTTGGTAAACTAAGTCCTTCCCCTTCAATATATTGGCCTGTTTAATGGCTTTTCTGAAATCATACACACTATCAAAAGTATTACCTTTCTGCA contains the following coding sequences:
- the LOC133861000 gene encoding uncharacterized protein LOC133861000, giving the protein MFNECLMFEVHHGGRFNRENGVAYVGGDVTNYPDLYDKDELSFFEVETVVKCYGYSPGDLIYYRIPNKSLDEGLRLLSSDHDVIEMVGHHNGHGVAELYMVGFILYDVPVDLPGGEESVDEEYEEEYERNTVYRIDPFWNEVLSDDSDALEVNADTGYGEAGASVEGEDVGVDQEFVREPSHVVEEDLEAKVAVALAAAEDEFAQGVGKGVVEGEDESVSDVSRSDIRITLDNTSGDDEPDSSKRSCVTKRVPFSKSDFEKPTLQKGNTFDSVYDFRKAIKQANILKGKDLVYQKNSKSKVIAVCGEKNCKYRVYGRQLKGEATFMLISLRPKHTCAQKYKNHLITSKWIAEWCLDSFRDQPNMPVEVLKKKVKKKWNVEIHPSTLYRARKRAQEVIYGKLGEQYHRLWDYCATIRSTNVGSCVILMVERPMPEMPCRFQRMYISLATMKNGFKDGCRPVIGLDTCFLKGVYKGQLMAAIGRDANNNMYPISMAVVEAETKDSWSWFLEALLADLGPSGVRRWTFISDRQKGLVPSLMEVCPNAEHRICVRHLYANFRNDGHRGVLLKDLLWRADVSYTQNEFYTVMEELKGLNLPTYEYLSKVNPATWCRGWFNTYAKCDLLHNNLAECFNSWITKFRDKTILVMLEGIRTSLMRRYQRKREIIAAMEGNVGPKIKEKLEIEEDYGLGDLWMSLLLKADWVADLLGV